The segment atgtttttgaacCAAGGCTCTGAACCTTGGATTAAGATTAAATATCAGTTGCTTTTGGGAAGTCAAAAGGAAGCTCTACATCCTCCTCATACCCCCAGTTTCTTTCCCCCTCTCGTCCCTGCACCAACTCCCTCCCTCCAGCATGTGCTTGGACAGACACAAAAACACATACATGTGCAAACAAGCCTGCAGTTGTATTTGCTAAACTTCCACTTGCAACTGTAGGGAGGTCAAGCAGAGGCAAAAGTGCATGAATGATGTACCAATTGTGTGTACATGCCGGCCAAACAATAATTGATTATAGAGGTTTGTGGTTGGAGAAAAGGATCCCTTTCTCACATCTTTCTTTCTGATGTCACTCCAGTCCCGGGAATTTTCATTGTTAACCAGTAAATAATGACTGGGTGAGGTATGAAGAAACAATTTTACATGAACTCAATGTTCTGACTGGTTCTGTATCCTGTAATACAAATGTACAAGTAAATTTGCAAAACTGATATACGagtaaaatgcaaaaaaccAACCTAAGCACCACTCAACCTGGATTGTTTATTTCCTTACCCCCCCCACCCATCATGCCCCACACCAAGGAGAGTTGAGATGAGAAACTGTGCGTCCCCAACCCAACTCTCGAGATCACCAAGTTACCTTGTTAAGGGAGGTCAGGATGAGGCCCGTCTTCTTGTGGTAAATTGCCATCATTATCCCTCATCGCTTTACTAAAGAGAGGAAATATAGAACATCTTTTGGCATTCATCTTTGACAGGTGTGAAGACATTTTCGCATCCCTATTCTAGGTCATTGTTCAGACTAGTTCACAAAATAGGGACTACACCCcgccaaagaaaaaaacagttcCTAGTAACCAGCAACCATAGATTGAGGTTGGAAACTTTGTAGCCAAAAATTATAACTGTtcttataaaaaagtaatagaAAGTAACCATAAATCTTACCAATTCTGTTTTCacattctttatttctttcctgGCAAGTTCAACATCTGTTGCTTGACCTTGAAATCTCCCAATTGGCTGTAGAATCATTGAGAAAGTGCACAAAGTTTTGACTCTGAATTCTAGAGAATGATTGCagtcaagaaagaaaaacttgcaAGATGAAAGAAGTTGGATAGAATTGAGCAGCACCACCTATCCAAGAAATACCTGCTTCATCATGATTGTTGATGAGGGTAAAGCAGAACGGTTTCCCCTTGACCCAGCAGCCAAAAGCAAGGCTGCTTCTCCCCAAGCATTACCAACACAAAGAGTAAATATAGGTGGCTTGACATACCTGCAGTGGTGTAAAACTGTCATCAAAGAAAATATACACTACAAGAATTTCCTCAATGGTGGGAAGGTGTAATGGTTTGCATTCATAAATGTCAATTgacttatttttaacatcacaaAGCTGAGAACACACTGAAATAAAGGCcaccaataaaatattatcactaTGATATATGCTGAACTTGATCGCCAATAAAGGTGTACATATGATACGCTCATGTCAGAACTAAACTAGTCTGCTCTCACCATCAGCCAGTAGGCTTTGAAGATGATAAATTAAAACGTATTATTAAAAGCACTCACAGGCATATAAATATTTACAGAAGCATACATTAATACTCGAAAGCAGGAGAGTAAACTGTGCTTTTAGCATGGACATGGCTAACATTAATGAGAAGATGGCATACACTCCAACACAAACATCTTCCTCATCCAGTCCAACGCAATAAACATACTTGGAGAACTCATCTCAATTCATAATCTGTTAGGCTGCTGTGGAAGCATTTGCAAAAACTATTCTCATAATTTCGTCCTTTCAGTTCAAgcctttcaaaataaattaagaattgatTCCACTGATTTAAACATATTTCCCTTCAGTAATGAAACTCAGATAGAAAGATCAACGAGTAGTACAGGAACATGCAATTTTGGGAAAATTCAGACTGGATCTTAAGGACTAGTTTTGAAGGCAAAGTTAGATTTTATAGCCTGAGAAGGCTGCCAGGTTACCATGAGGTGTCAGCATGattcataacataaacaaaTCAAGTGCCACCTACAGAAATTGGGGGTATAAAAGGCAGTTTTGTGAATCATTGAGAAATACTCTAAATGCAAAATAGGAACTGCAAAACTGGATTTCATAATAAcatggaattataaataaagGTAAGGTGATTTATGACCCCATAACATCATAGATAGCAAAAGCCTCTGTCTCGTATCCCAGCTTTTCCCCACCctgaaaaaacatgagaaaatatAAGTGTCAACAGCATACCATTGTTGCCCAGTACAATTTTTAAGCTTCTATTTCTTCTTAAAGTCTTTTCGAAATGATACACAGATGTGTGAAACCAAAACCTGCGTCTACATtgagtccaatgacataatagCTAATatcatatatagttatataatGTTGTTGATATCCAGccattaaattgatattatataaagaaaggtagaagagaaaagaaatagaaTAACTCAAAACTCATGGCATCCAAACAATATATGCCAAATTGTGATCTTATGCCATCATTcatgttaaaattgaaatacacCAATTTTCTATCTTATTTTGTGTTGACAAAGATGGCATACACTAGAAAAGCAATACCATTTATGCCTCCAAGAAAAaacaacctttttattttactttatcaCTCaccttcttattttatttgctaCATTTTACACCACACTAAACAAAGttacaatgtaattttttttccaacatgcCCTTAATAATCTGAATAATACCCAGAGTTAACGAACACAATATGAAATTCCAGAATCAACAAGTGTTGTGAGTTCAATAAGTGACTAAAGTTTCTGACACAACAACCCTTCTATTTACCAATTCTCAAGTTTTCTTAAAGtactaatatttttcttcaagctGAACTCTAACTAGATAcatatctttaaattaaaactaaataaaataagttggCATAAACAAGCTTCTATAGAAGAGTGGATTCTTTATTGAATACAGACAAATATTTAGCAATTATCAGAATGACTAAGTTTTAAAGTCTTTCGTTGAACTCCCAGGGAGTTTCCACCTCCTCAGGACTGTAAGTCCCGATTGAAACAGAAGACTATATGCTGCCCACAATCACCAACAAGATTACAAGTGTAGCCCACTTTGCATATCAAAGTCAACTATGAAAAACTCTATGGGAGCAACATGACATTCTGGATAAATAAACACtggcatggaaaaaaaaaatgcacgcACAAAGtcatgtgaagaaaaaaaaacatgaaaaacactcAACCTTAGTTGTGCCCGTGGAGTTTATGTATAGGTAAATAGGTTTCTCTTCATCTTCATACTGAAGGTAAAGAAATTCTGCTAGTATTAACTCCGTGACAGAAGGAACAAGAGACATCCCCAAGTAAACAATCCGATTTTTGAACAAGTAAGATGCCAAGTCAGGAGGAGGTTGCTCCCATGCACTTCCCCTGGTATATGGAATAACCTGGACATATTCAAACAGACAAATAAGAGCTTGCAGTTATGACAACTTTTCAATGATATAGTTGAAATAAAGGTTCAACTCAACAAGAACATAGAATAAAGAATGCTGTAAAGATTCAACTCATGATTGATACATGATTTAGAATAAATTCGCAAACTAATGAGCTTGTCAAGTCCCCACACACTGCAAAaaactttatggtaacaaaagCAATGTTTATTTCAGAGATCAACCAGGTTAGGAACATGAACAGAAGCAATAACAGCCACTCCTAGGTCAACAAATTTTGAAACTTCGATATTTCTTGAATGGACAACAACAGCTGGAAAGGTATGTATAACCTATCCCAGGTTCTTGGATGTAGGAAGGAAAGAGATGATGTGTGTGCAATCAAGAACGATCATGGACCAGCTAACTGACTTTTCATATGTTGTTAGAGGAAAAATATAAGGAGGAAAATAAGGCATCATCTTAAGGGAAATGAAAGCACCGGGGAAGTCATGCAGaacaaaaatctaaagaaaCTCCTTCCCTAATAGGAGGACACAAcaaagaatttaaaagaaaagatgattCCATTAATAACAAATCCTCAGTCGCAAATAATCTCAACTCCATGTAATTGCAAACACAGTGCAACCCTTCCTTACCAGCTCGATTTTTTTCCCCAACTCTCAAAACCCATAAAAGATTC is part of the Populus nigra chromosome 8, ddPopNigr1.1, whole genome shotgun sequence genome and harbors:
- the LOC133701728 gene encoding ATP-dependent Clp protease proteolytic subunit-related protein 4, chloroplastic codes for the protein MAVATATASSFGFHKRMLASPTVSSRTINPNRTLALSSSPSTSSSSRASLSTCFLSPFAGGSITCDFSGTKIRPECLNPASISSSKGKRSVVTMVIPYTRGSAWEQPPPDLASYLFKNRIVYLGMSLVPSVTELILAEFLYLQYEDEEKPIYLYINSTGTTKGGEKLGYETEAFAIYDVMGYVKPPIFTLCVGNAWGEAALLLAAGSRGNRSALPSSTIMMKQPIGRFQGQATDVELARKEIKNVKTELVNLLAKHIGKLPEEIEADISRPKYFSPTEAVEYGIIDKVIYNERTTEDRGVVSDLKKAQLI